In one Planctomicrobium piriforme genomic region, the following are encoded:
- the pckA gene encoding phosphoenolpyruvate carboxykinase (ATP) codes for MSEFNLAVHGLTVKTVFRNPSPAILYEEAIRHEPHSALSDRGALIASSGDKTGRSPKDKRIVKHSDSEADVWWGPVNFPLEERSFMVNRERAIDYLNTRERLYCVDGFAGWDAATRLRVRVVCARPYHALFMSNMLIRPTEQELVEYGAPDLVIFNAGGFPANRYTSGMTSKTSVDLSIEHREVVLLGTDYAGEMKKAVFTYMNYAMPKQGILSMHCSATADPRDQSSAVLFGLSGTGKTTLSADPTRKLIGDDEHCWSDTGIFNIEGGCYAKAVYLTREAEPQIFDALRFGAVLENVVYDKAQHHVDFSNTTITENTRGAYPIEFIDNAQIPCVANHPKHVIFLTCDAFGILPPVSQLTPEEAEYHFISGYTAKIAGTEMGVTEPQATFSPCFGGPFLVWHPNVYAKLLSDKIRKHRAHVWLVNTGWTGGGPNVGRRIPLKYTRAIINAIYRGDLVTAPRETDPVFGLQMITACPEVPAELMIPRQTWSDTAAFDDQAAKLAALFARNYAKYTDGSGANLVAGGSDLAG; via the coding sequence ATGTCTGAATTCAATCTTGCCGTCCATGGATTGACGGTGAAAACGGTGTTCCGCAATCCCTCTCCCGCGATTCTCTACGAAGAGGCGATTCGTCACGAGCCGCACTCGGCATTGTCTGACCGTGGAGCCCTCATCGCTTCCTCCGGCGACAAGACGGGTCGTTCTCCCAAAGACAAACGCATCGTCAAGCACTCCGATTCGGAAGCGGACGTCTGGTGGGGACCGGTCAATTTCCCACTCGAAGAACGCTCGTTCATGGTCAACCGCGAACGGGCGATCGACTATCTCAACACCCGCGAACGCCTGTATTGCGTCGATGGCTTCGCCGGCTGGGACGCCGCGACCCGATTGCGAGTCCGAGTCGTCTGTGCGCGCCCCTATCATGCTTTGTTCATGTCGAACATGCTCATCCGGCCGACCGAGCAGGAGTTGGTGGAATACGGCGCCCCCGACCTGGTGATCTTCAATGCCGGCGGGTTTCCGGCGAATCGTTACACCTCGGGCATGACTTCCAAGACGAGCGTCGACCTCAGCATCGAACACCGGGAAGTCGTGCTGCTCGGGACCGACTATGCCGGCGAAATGAAGAAGGCCGTCTTCACCTACATGAACTACGCGATGCCGAAACAGGGCATCCTCTCGATGCACTGCTCGGCGACCGCCGACCCCCGCGACCAGTCGTCTGCGGTGCTCTTCGGACTCTCGGGAACCGGCAAAACAACTCTGTCCGCCGACCCGACCAGAAAGCTGATTGGCGACGATGAACACTGCTGGAGCGACACCGGCATCTTCAACATTGAAGGGGGCTGCTACGCGAAGGCGGTCTATCTCACCCGGGAAGCCGAGCCGCAGATCTTTGATGCGCTCCGCTTCGGGGCCGTTCTCGAAAACGTGGTCTACGACAAGGCGCAGCATCACGTCGACTTCTCCAATACGACAATCACTGAAAACACCCGCGGCGCGTATCCGATCGAGTTCATCGACAACGCGCAGATTCCCTGCGTGGCGAATCACCCGAAGCACGTCATCTTTCTCACCTGCGATGCGTTTGGAATTCTGCCCCCCGTCTCCCAACTGACGCCGGAGGAAGCGGAATACCATTTCATCAGCGGCTACACCGCGAAGATTGCCGGCACAGAGATGGGTGTGACCGAACCGCAGGCGACGTTCTCTCCCTGCTTCGGCGGTCCCTTTCTGGTCTGGCATCCCAATGTGTATGCCAAGCTCCTGTCGGACAAGATCCGCAAGCACAGAGCCCATGTGTGGCTGGTGAATACCGGCTGGACCGGCGGCGGTCCGAACGTGGGTCGACGCATACCCCTCAAGTACACTCGGGCGATTATCAATGCTATCTACCGCGGCGACCTTGTGACCGCTCCCCGCGAGACCGACCCGGTGTTCGGCCTGCAGATGATCACCGCCTGTCCGGAAGTCCCGGCGGAACTCATGATTCCCCGTCAGACCTGGTCCGACACAGCGGCCTTTGACGATCAGGCCGCAAAGCTGGCAGCTCTCTTCGCCAGAAACTATGCGAAATACACTGACGGCAGCGGGGCCAATCTGGTCGCTGGCGGCTCAGATCTCGCCGGATAG